From Roseburia hominis, the proteins below share one genomic window:
- the typA gene encoding translational GTPase TypA translates to MKTKCEDIRNIAIIAHVDHGKTTLVDELLKQSGVFRENQAVAERVMDSNDIERERGITILSKNTAVFYKDTKINIIDTPGHADFGGEVERVLKMVNGVILVVDAFEGAMPQTKFVLKKALALKLPVIVCINKIDRPEARPDGVIDEVLELLIDLGASDDQLDCPFIYASARDGYATYNEDDEPKDMTPLFETILDYIPAPEGDPEAGTQVLISTIDYNEYVGRIGVGKVDNGTISVNQDVVVVNHHDPDKQKKVKISKLYEFDGLNKVEVKSATVGSIVAISGIADISIGDTICSPESPEPIEFQKISEPTIAMQFVVNDSPFAGLEGKYVTSRHIRDRLFRELNTDVSLRVEETENTDSFKVSGRGELHLSVLIENMRREGYEFAVSKAEVLYKTDANGKKLEPMELVYIDVPDEFTGTVIDKLSQRKGELQNMGMSNGGYTRLEFSMPARGLIGYRGEFLTDTKGNGIMNTSFDGYAPYKGDIQYRNQGSLIAFETGEAVAYGLFNAQDRGTLFIGPGEKVYGGMVVGQNAKTDDIELNVCKTKHLTNTRSSSADEALKLTPPKVLSLEEALDFIDTDELLEVTPKSLRIRKKILDPKMRKRGIS, encoded by the coding sequence ATGAAAACAAAGTGTGAAGACATACGAAATATCGCGATCATCGCCCATGTTGACCATGGCAAGACAACATTGGTAGATGAACTATTAAAACAGAGCGGTGTATTCCGCGAAAACCAGGCGGTTGCTGAGCGCGTCATGGATTCCAACGATATCGAGCGGGAACGTGGCATCACGATCCTCTCCAAGAACACAGCCGTTTTTTATAAAGACACCAAGATCAACATCATCGACACCCCGGGACACGCCGATTTCGGCGGAGAGGTAGAACGTGTCCTCAAGATGGTCAACGGCGTGATCCTTGTGGTAGACGCCTTCGAGGGCGCCATGCCACAGACCAAATTCGTTCTGAAAAAGGCGCTGGCCTTAAAGCTCCCCGTCATCGTCTGCATCAACAAGATCGACCGTCCCGAGGCGAGACCGGACGGCGTGATCGACGAGGTCCTGGAGCTTCTCATCGACCTGGGAGCCTCCGACGACCAGCTTGACTGCCCCTTCATTTACGCATCTGCCAGGGACGGCTACGCCACCTACAACGAGGACGATGAGCCCAAAGATATGACGCCTCTGTTCGAGACGATCCTCGACTATATCCCGGCGCCGGAGGGCGACCCCGAGGCCGGAACACAGGTCCTTATCAGCACCATCGACTACAACGAGTATGTAGGACGTATCGGCGTGGGCAAAGTAGATAACGGCACCATTTCCGTAAATCAGGACGTTGTGGTCGTCAACCACCACGATCCGGACAAACAGAAAAAAGTAAAAATCAGCAAGCTCTATGAGTTTGACGGTCTGAATAAAGTGGAGGTCAAATCAGCCACTGTCGGCTCCATCGTCGCCATTTCCGGAATTGCGGACATCTCCATCGGAGATACCATCTGCTCGCCTGAAAGTCCGGAGCCGATCGAGTTCCAGAAGATCTCCGAGCCGACCATCGCGATGCAGTTCGTGGTAAATGACAGCCCCTTCGCCGGACTGGAGGGCAAATACGTGACCTCCCGCCATATCCGCGACCGGCTGTTCCGGGAACTGAATACCGACGTCAGCCTCCGGGTGGAGGAAACCGAAAATACAGACAGCTTCAAGGTCTCCGGGCGTGGAGAGCTTCATCTGTCCGTTCTCATCGAAAATATGCGCCGCGAGGGCTACGAATTCGCGGTCAGCAAGGCAGAGGTCCTCTACAAAACAGATGCAAACGGCAAGAAACTGGAACCTATGGAGCTGGTATATATCGACGTTCCCGACGAATTTACCGGAACGGTCATCGACAAGCTGAGCCAGAGAAAGGGCGAGCTTCAGAACATGGGCATGTCCAACGGTGGTTACACCCGTCTGGAATTCTCCATGCCGGCCCGGGGCCTTATCGGCTACCGCGGCGAATTCCTGACCGACACCAAGGGAAACGGAATCATGAATACCTCCTTCGACGGCTATGCTCCCTATAAGGGCGATATCCAGTATCGCAACCAGGGCTCTCTCATCGCCTTCGAAACCGGAGAAGCCGTTGCCTATGGCCTGTTTAATGCCCAGGACCGTGGCACGCTGTTCATCGGACCCGGCGAGAAGGTCTATGGCGGTATGGTTGTTGGACAGAATGCCAAGACCGACGACATCGAACTGAATGTATGTAAGACCAAGCATTTGACCAACACCCGGTCTTCCAGCGCCGACGAAGCGCTCAAGCTGACTCCTCCGAAGGTGCTCAGTCTTGAGGAAGCCCTCGACTTTATCGATACCGACGAATTACTGGAAGTAACGCCCAAGTCTCTGCGGATCCGCAAAAAGATCCTGGATCCCAAGATGCGTAAACGAGGGATCAGCTAA
- a CDS encoding single-stranded DNA-binding protein, whose amino-acid sequence MSDKIIENNQVTIMGQVDGTFTFSHEVFGEGFYMVDVLVRRLSGSDDRIPLMISERLIDVTEDYTGEYIVVHGQFRSYNRHEEQKNRLVLSVFVREVSFVEEEPDGSKTNSILLDGYICKEPIYRKTPLGREIADLLLAVNRPYGKSDYIPCICWGRNARYASGFEVGEHVQVLGRIQSREYVKKLSETETQRRTAYEVSVSKLECLEESGLFHEE is encoded by the coding sequence ATGTCAGATAAGATTATTGAAAACAACCAGGTAACTATTATGGGACAGGTGGACGGAACGTTTACGTTCAGCCATGAGGTGTTCGGCGAAGGCTTCTATATGGTAGATGTGCTGGTGAGGCGCTTAAGCGGATCAGACGACAGGATACCGCTGATGATCTCGGAGAGGCTGATCGATGTGACGGAGGATTATACCGGGGAATATATTGTGGTCCACGGGCAGTTCCGTTCCTACAACCGGCATGAGGAACAGAAGAATCGACTGGTGCTGTCTGTTTTCGTAAGGGAGGTCTCTTTTGTGGAGGAGGAGCCGGACGGATCAAAAACGAACAGTATCCTGCTGGACGGCTATATCTGCAAGGAACCGATCTACCGAAAAACGCCGCTGGGAAGGGAAATCGCCGATCTATTGCTTGCGGTGAACCGGCCATACGGCAAATCCGATTATATCCCTTGCATCTGCTGGGGGAGAAATGCAAGGTATGCGTCCGGTTTTGAAGTCGGAGAGCACGTGCAGGTGCTGGGAAGGATTCAGAGCCGGGAGTATGTGAAGAAGCTGTCAGAGACGGAGACGCAGAGAAGGACGGCCTATGAGGTATCCGTGAGCAAATTGGAATGTTTGGAGGAGTCAGGGTTGTTTCATGAAGAATAA
- a CDS encoding ISAs1 family transposase, whose product MVPDPRCGRETKHDSAEVLVCLVTGFLAGKTTIRRSLRWCNKHLEELREYLLLKKGIASPATACRILWGIDVELFALAFMEWIGEIVSTKGIHISIDGKALRAAMEKVKDFRAPMILNAIDAVTGLVIAQMPIQNKDCEIKAIPELLKLLDIQGSTVTTDAIGTQTQIMEQILSQGGHFVLMVKKNQPQSYDEIVKYFGEMAEDHKKMKKDSNYRARYPEMQEKYEEVCQQERNRDRQEYRWYSVCGECSLLTKTQKEWPFVKTVGLARQIRIPVERDPKGNDITPDVRTFLEKGSRRRPRPVQDEERPKDIQKTGMISDMELTAEEMGRIKREHWSVENRLHHVLDDTFREDRSPAKKSKINLALIRKFAYNILRIAMLAGDCSEIMTEAMDEFSDDPFLRKKYVFNGIASFY is encoded by the coding sequence ATGGTGCCGGATCCACGATGCGGCCGGGAGACAAAGCATGACTCTGCGGAAGTGCTGGTATGTCTGGTGACCGGTTTTCTGGCAGGAAAGACAACTATACGCAGGAGCCTTAGATGGTGTAACAAACATCTGGAAGAGCTGCGGGAATATCTTCTATTAAAGAAGGGTATCGCATCCCCGGCAACAGCATGCCGGATCCTATGGGGGATTGACGTGGAACTGTTTGCGCTGGCATTCATGGAATGGATCGGGGAGATTGTAAGCACGAAAGGAATCCATATATCAATTGACGGAAAGGCACTGCGGGCAGCAATGGAGAAAGTGAAGGATTTCAGGGCCCCGATGATCCTGAATGCGATAGATGCGGTAACGGGACTGGTGATCGCGCAGATGCCCATTCAGAATAAAGACTGTGAGATTAAGGCGATACCGGAGCTGTTGAAACTGCTTGATATCCAGGGAAGTACAGTCACAACAGATGCAATTGGGACACAGACGCAGATCATGGAGCAGATCCTTTCCCAGGGGGGACATTTTGTGCTGATGGTAAAAAAGAACCAGCCACAGTCCTATGATGAGATCGTGAAATATTTCGGAGAGATGGCAGAAGACCACAAAAAGATGAAAAAAGACAGTAACTACAGGGCAAGGTATCCGGAAATGCAGGAAAAATATGAGGAAGTGTGCCAGCAGGAAAGGAACCGTGACAGGCAGGAATACCGATGGTACAGCGTTTGTGGGGAATGCAGCCTCCTGACAAAGACACAGAAAGAATGGCCTTTTGTAAAAACAGTGGGATTAGCCCGTCAGATACGGATACCGGTTGAACGGGATCCTAAGGGAAATGATATCACACCAGATGTGAGGACATTTCTGGAAAAGGGTTCAAGAAGAAGGCCCAGACCAGTCCAGGATGAGGAAAGGCCAAAGGATATACAGAAAACAGGAATGATCTCGGATATGGAACTGACAGCGGAAGAAATGGGACGTATAAAAAGGGAGCACTGGTCGGTCGAAAACCGACTTCACCATGTGTTAGACGATACGTTCCGTGAAGACAGGTCCCCGGCGAAAAAATCAAAGATCAATCTGGCCCTGATCAGGAAGTTTGCCTATAACATCCTGCGGATAGCTATGCTGGCCGGGGACTGTTCGGAGATCATGACAGAAGCTATGGACGAGTTCAGTGATGATCCATTCTTAAGAAAGAAATATGTCTTCAACGGGATAGCCAGTTTCTATTGA
- the dapA gene encoding 4-hydroxy-tetrahydrodipicolinate synthase: MSIFTGSGVAIVTPFHEDESINYDKLDELLEYHISHGTDSIIICGTTGESSTLSEEEHMDAIKFTIERVKGRIPVIAGTGSNSTYTTIQMSKEAVEDGADGLLLVTPYYNKCTQAGLVAHYTAVAKEAKAPIILYSVASRTGVNIAPETVAEIFETVDNVVAVKEASGNISQISKIMQLTDGRIDLYSGNDDQIVPLLSLGGKGVISVLANIAPQYTHDICAKFFAGDVKGSCKMQLDALPLIEKLFCEVNPIPVKKALNLMGMEVGPLRMPLTEMTEANAAKLSQAMREFGIELR, from the coding sequence ATGTCTATTTTTACCGGGTCAGGTGTGGCGATTGTGACACCATTTCATGAGGACGAGAGCATTAATTATGATAAATTAGATGAATTACTGGAGTACCATATCAGTCATGGCACGGACAGTATCATCATCTGCGGCACGACGGGAGAATCTTCTACGCTGTCGGAGGAAGAGCACATGGACGCGATCAAGTTCACGATCGAGCGTGTGAAGGGAAGGATTCCGGTGATCGCGGGAACCGGCTCCAACAGTACATATACGACGATTCAGATGTCGAAAGAGGCAGTGGAGGACGGAGCAGACGGTCTGCTTCTCGTGACGCCGTATTATAACAAGTGTACCCAGGCAGGTCTTGTGGCGCATTATACGGCAGTGGCGAAGGAAGCGAAGGCGCCGATCATACTCTACAGTGTGGCGAGCAGGACGGGAGTGAATATCGCACCGGAGACGGTAGCGGAGATTTTTGAGACGGTGGATAATGTGGTGGCGGTAAAGGAGGCTTCCGGCAACATTTCCCAGATTTCTAAGATCATGCAGCTTACCGATGGCAGGATCGATCTGTACTCCGGCAATGATGACCAGATCGTACCGCTTCTTTCCCTGGGAGGAAAAGGCGTGATCTCCGTTCTGGCCAACATCGCACCGCAGTACACACATGATATCTGCGCGAAGTTCTTCGCAGGAGATGTGAAGGGAAGCTGTAAGATGCAGCTTGATGCACTTCCGCTGATCGAGAAGCTGTTCTGTGAGGTGAATCCGATTCCGGTAAAGAAGGCGCTGAACCTGATGGGAATGGAAGTTGGACCGCTTAGAATGCCGCTTACAGAGATGACGGAGGCGAATGCCGCGAAGCTTTCGCAGGCCATGCGGGAGTTTGGAATTGAATTAAGGTAA
- the dapB gene encoding 4-hydroxy-tetrahydrodipicolinate reductase, which produces MVRAIMFGCNGKMGQVITGLTKEDEGIEIVAGVDAWQGRENPYPVFSSLAECDVPADVVIDFSNAAAVDALLEDCVAKKLPLVLCTTGLSEKQLGDAQEASKEIAVLRSANMSLGVNLLMKLLKDAAKVLSPAGFDIEIVEKHHNQKVDAPSGTAVALADSINEAMDNKFTYQYDRSQVRQKREKDEIGIVAVRGGTIVGQHDVIFAGADEVIEFQHTAYSKAVFGKGAVEAAKFLAGKPAGRYDMSDVIRF; this is translated from the coding sequence ATGGTGAGAGCGATTATGTTTGGGTGCAATGGAAAGATGGGACAGGTCATCACCGGACTGACAAAGGAAGATGAGGGAATCGAGATCGTAGCAGGCGTAGATGCATGGCAGGGAAGGGAGAACCCCTACCCGGTGTTTTCTTCTCTCGCAGAGTGCGATGTGCCGGCCGACGTTGTGATTGATTTCTCCAATGCGGCGGCGGTGGACGCGCTTCTTGAGGATTGCGTTGCTAAGAAGCTGCCTCTGGTGCTATGCACAACGGGACTTTCGGAGAAGCAGCTTGGCGATGCGCAGGAGGCAAGCAAGGAGATTGCGGTTCTTCGGTCCGCGAACATGTCTCTGGGAGTGAATCTTTTGATGAAATTATTGAAAGATGCGGCTAAGGTGCTGTCCCCGGCCGGATTTGATATTGAGATCGTGGAAAAGCATCACAACCAGAAGGTGGACGCGCCCAGTGGAACGGCGGTGGCGCTTGCGGATTCCATCAATGAGGCGATGGACAATAAATTTACCTATCAGTACGACAGAAGCCAGGTGCGCCAGAAGAGAGAGAAGGACGAAATCGGAATCGTTGCGGTGCGGGGAGGCACGATTGTAGGGCAGCATGATGTGATCTTTGCGGGGGCAGATGAAGTGATCGAGTTCCAGCATACGGCGTACTCCAAGGCAGTGTTTGGAAAGGGTGCGGTGGAAGCAGCGAAGTTCCTGGCAGGGAAGCCGGCGGGCCGATATGATATGAGCGATGTGATTCGGTTCTAA